In the genome of Pelagibacterium nitratireducens, one region contains:
- a CDS encoding DUF2865 domain-containing protein, which yields MISVRCSFAGWVRLLIALLASLAFVFGDMSAAMAQNQNCGQITAILRGIERNQMFQSFNGIARELQNRQVEVRQAESQWVASGCQQLLNAGQALSGQCQSIAQSITLGRSQVEQLTSMAQEGQTLAQNYQQVMADYQRYGCDTGQSGVTFGNEGTRGGLLDDIFGGGYDYIDGSYNPWSTQQTRRTVCVRTCDGFYWPISFSTTDDYVAQDAIRCHEMCPGTEVALFSYRNPGEEPEDMISLSGTPYRSMSYAFRFREEIDTSCSCQTRETVGTIALNNQGEQSRAIIDFGDLEFPLPQPDPRGTQQAQAVVADLIYVPLPRPRPRADGTADPMLAQPDLEGPNMRVVAFGDKNVRIVGPETPYVPEPAEEP from the coding sequence ATGATTTCAGTTCGTTGTTCTTTTGCCGGGTGGGTGCGCCTGCTGATCGCCCTTCTGGCCTCTCTTGCCTTTGTTTTTGGCGACATGTCCGCCGCGATGGCGCAAAATCAGAATTGCGGCCAGATCACCGCCATCCTGCGCGGCATCGAGCGCAACCAGATGTTTCAGAGTTTTAACGGCATTGCCCGCGAGCTCCAGAACCGACAGGTCGAGGTGCGTCAGGCCGAAAGCCAATGGGTTGCATCGGGCTGCCAGCAGCTCCTCAATGCCGGGCAGGCGCTATCGGGTCAGTGCCAATCGATTGCCCAGTCCATTACACTTGGCCGCAGCCAGGTCGAACAGCTGACCTCAATGGCTCAGGAGGGCCAGACTCTGGCCCAGAACTACCAGCAGGTCATGGCCGATTATCAACGATATGGCTGTGATACCGGCCAGTCGGGAGTCACCTTCGGCAATGAGGGAACGCGGGGCGGCCTGCTCGACGATATTTTCGGTGGCGGATACGATTACATCGATGGCTCCTACAATCCCTGGAGTACGCAGCAAACCCGTCGCACGGTCTGCGTGCGCACCTGCGACGGCTTTTACTGGCCGATCAGCTTTTCCACCACCGACGACTATGTCGCCCAAGACGCCATTCGCTGCCACGAGATGTGTCCGGGGACCGAAGTTGCCCTTTTTTCATACAGAAATCCGGGGGAAGAGCCCGAAGACATGATTTCGCTGTCCGGCACGCCATACCGTTCAATGTCGTATGCGTTTCGCTTTCGCGAAGAAATCGATACGAGCTGTTCGTGCCAGACGCGAGAAACGGTCGGGACGATTGCCTTGAACAATCAAGGCGAGCAGTCGCGTGCGATTATCGATTTCGGCGACCTGGAGTTTCCCTTGCCGCAACCCGACCCGCGGGGCACCCAGCAAGCTCAAGCAGTCGTGGCTGACTTGATTTACGTGCCCTTGCCGCGCCCCCGACCCCGGGCCGATGGCACTGCCGATCCCATGCTCGCGCAGCCCGACCTCGAGGGACCGAATATGCGTGTCGTGGCCTTCGGCGACAAGAACGTCAGGATAGTCGGGCCAGAGACACCTTACGTCCCAGAACCGGCAGAAGAGCCTTAA
- a CDS encoding fumarylacetoacetate hydrolase family protein, producing the protein MKLATLRNGRPDGHLVIVSKDLARFASAGRIASNLQDALDEWERCAPILHAVSDQLNNGEIAGMAFDPREALAPLPRAYQWIDGSGYMVHLDRVRTLKGSHDTELQDERPLMYQGGSDSFVAPMAPIVVPEDGLAVDFEAEAVVVIGHVPMRPSREDASAAIRLIGICNDVSLRKLVLNDLQNGFGFFHAKPATSFAPIFVTPDELGESWKDNRLHLKVRIHVNNSLYGQPNAGRDMRFDFADLIVAAAQTRELGVGTIIGSGTVANAHDEILPLKHDGIGFGCIAEARTAEKSKIGKARTPFLALDDIVRINAVDNENRSVFGSIEQSVKLLESGR; encoded by the coding sequence ATGAAACTCGCCACGCTGCGCAACGGCCGTCCCGACGGACATCTGGTCATCGTCTCAAAAGACCTTGCCCGTTTCGCGTCTGCGGGGCGCATAGCCTCCAACCTGCAGGATGCGCTCGACGAGTGGGAACGTTGCGCCCCGATTCTCCATGCCGTCAGCGATCAGCTTAACAATGGCGAAATCGCCGGCATGGCGTTCGACCCGCGCGAGGCGTTGGCACCATTGCCTCGAGCCTACCAGTGGATCGACGGCTCGGGCTATATGGTGCATCTCGACAGGGTCCGCACCCTCAAGGGGAGCCACGACACCGAACTGCAGGACGAACGCCCCCTGATGTATCAGGGCGGCTCGGACAGTTTCGTTGCGCCCATGGCGCCCATTGTCGTGCCCGAGGACGGGCTCGCTGTCGATTTCGAAGCGGAGGCGGTGGTCGTCATCGGGCATGTGCCAATGCGCCCGAGCCGGGAGGATGCCAGCGCCGCGATCCGGCTGATCGGAATATGCAATGACGTTTCCCTGCGTAAACTGGTTCTCAACGACCTCCAGAACGGGTTCGGTTTTTTCCACGCCAAGCCCGCGACCAGTTTCGCCCCGATCTTTGTGACCCCCGACGAGCTGGGCGAGAGCTGGAAGGACAACCGGCTCCATCTCAAGGTGCGCATTCACGTCAACAACAGTCTTTATGGCCAGCCCAATGCGGGCCGAGACATGCGCTTCGATTTCGCCGATCTGATCGTTGCGGCCGCGCAGACGCGCGAACTCGGCGTGGGCACCATCATCGGGTCCGGAACCGTCGCCAACGCCCATGATGAGATATTGCCGCTCAAGCATGACGGCATAGGTTTTGGCTGCATCGCTGAAGCCAGAACGGCCGAAAAGAGCAAGATCGGCAAGGCTCGCACGCCGTTCCTCGCCCTTGATGACATTGTGCGGATCAACGCTGTGGACAACGAAAACCGTTCGGTTTTCGGCTCTATCGAGCAATCGGTAAAGCTCTTGGAGTCGGGCAGATAG
- a CDS encoding GFA family protein, whose product MNRIDMEVSGGCQCGAVRYHSTQMLDNSHLCHCRMCQKASGSIFAGLVAAPDDTLVWTRGKPAIWRSSENVERGFCANCGTPLFYHDVNNGRTNLMIGSLDNPSAFPPGANTGTEGAVSWFETITSIEDGGATETDREAWASAIKATNHQHPDHDTPDWQARPRQQ is encoded by the coding sequence TTGAACCGCATCGATATGGAGGTCAGCGGTGGCTGCCAGTGTGGCGCCGTGCGCTATCATTCCACCCAGATGCTCGACAATTCGCATCTTTGCCATTGCCGCATGTGCCAGAAGGCGTCGGGAAGCATTTTCGCCGGGCTCGTCGCAGCACCCGATGATACATTGGTATGGACCCGCGGCAAGCCGGCGATCTGGCGCAGTTCGGAGAATGTGGAACGCGGTTTTTGCGCCAATTGCGGCACGCCGCTGTTCTATCACGACGTCAACAATGGCCGTACCAACCTCATGATCGGTTCGCTCGATAATCCGAGCGCGTTCCCACCAGGTGCCAATACCGGCACGGAAGGGGCGGTGTCGTGGTTTGAAACGATCACGTCCATAGAAGATGGTGGCGCGACCGAGACCGACCGGGAGGCCTGGGCTTCGGCCATCAAGGCTACCAACCACCAGCATCCCGATCACGACACGCCCGATTGGCAAGCCAGGCCGAGGCAGCAATGA
- a CDS encoding GFA family protein — protein MSAIEASETLTGGCQCGAVRFATKLVGRGSICHCRMCQKAFGSFFGPLVTSHDGHWTRGEPKWFQSSDAARRAFCGECGTPLAYETKFGLELAIGAFDEPEKVPPEIQVNLSDRMSFFEDLSTLPVRETTDEWRDFMSGIHSNQHPDHDTESWPPKEDTL, from the coding sequence ATGAGCGCCATCGAAGCCAGTGAAACCCTGACCGGCGGTTGCCAGTGCGGTGCCGTGCGTTTTGCCACCAAACTGGTGGGCCGCGGCTCGATCTGCCATTGCCGCATGTGCCAGAAGGCGTTCGGAAGTTTTTTCGGTCCTCTGGTCACCTCCCATGATGGGCACTGGACGCGTGGCGAACCCAAATGGTTCCAGTCTTCCGACGCCGCGCGTCGTGCGTTTTGCGGCGAGTGTGGAACGCCGCTGGCCTACGAGACCAAGTTCGGTCTGGAGTTGGCCATTGGCGCCTTTGACGAACCGGAAAAAGTGCCGCCTGAAATTCAGGTCAATCTGAGCGACAGGATGTCCTTTTTCGAGGACCTGTCCACGCTACCGGTGCGCGAGACAACCGATGAATGGCGTGATTTCATGTCGGGTATCCATTCCAACCAGCATCCCGACCACGATACGGAATCCTGGCCGCCAAAGGAGGATACGCTTTGA
- the cysS gene encoding cysteine--tRNA ligase, which translates to MPSQLPTLKLHNTLTRTKEDFVPINRDNVRMYVCGPTVYDFAHIGNARPVIVFDVMFRLLRHVYGEDHVTYVRNITDVDDKINARALRDYPDLPLNEAIRKVTEKTATQFEKDVAALGCLPPSVEPRATEHIGGMVTIIERLVAKGHAYEAGGEVLFRVSSMADYGQLSGRNLEDNIAGARVAVESHKENPADFVLWKASSENEPGWDSPWGRGRPGWHIECSAMSQAFLGETFDIHGGGLDLIFPHHENEIAQSRCAHGTEMMANYWMHNGYLQLEGRKMSKSEGNFVTIHDLLETEKFGGRKWPGEVLRLAMLMTHYREPIDFSVARLEEAENKLVSWQRAADSGRDAAPDAMAIAEFANDLNFSRVTTVLDAIARKANKGEGSASNCLAATLHFFGFTPYGLLAQEEAKLGATRQKVQDRLSALNAKDFATADAIRNKLLEDGIQLMDYKDPESGERRTKWEIKR; encoded by the coding sequence ATGCCGTCGCAACTGCCGACCCTGAAGCTTCACAACACGCTCACCCGCACCAAAGAGGACTTTGTCCCCATCAATCGGGACAATGTGCGGATGTATGTGTGTGGGCCGACGGTCTATGACTTTGCCCATATCGGCAATGCACGCCCGGTGATCGTCTTCGATGTGATGTTCCGCCTGCTGCGCCACGTCTATGGTGAAGACCATGTAACCTATGTGCGCAACATCACTGACGTCGACGACAAGATCAACGCCCGCGCGCTGCGCGATTACCCCGATCTGCCGCTCAACGAAGCCATCCGCAAGGTGACCGAGAAAACGGCCACCCAGTTCGAAAAGGACGTGGCCGCGCTCGGCTGCTTGCCGCCTTCGGTCGAACCGCGCGCCACCGAACACATCGGGGGCATGGTCACTATCATCGAACGGCTGGTCGCCAAGGGCCATGCCTATGAGGCTGGCGGCGAGGTGCTGTTTCGCGTTTCCTCCATGGCCGATTACGGTCAGCTCTCGGGCCGCAATCTCGAAGACAACATCGCCGGCGCCCGCGTCGCCGTTGAAAGTCACAAGGAAAATCCCGCCGATTTCGTGCTCTGGAAGGCCTCGAGCGAAAATGAGCCGGGCTGGGACAGCCCTTGGGGCCGCGGCCGCCCCGGCTGGCACATTGAATGCTCGGCCATGAGCCAAGCCTTTCTGGGTGAAACCTTCGACATTCATGGTGGCGGGCTGGACCTGATCTTCCCCCATCACGAAAACGAAATCGCCCAGTCGCGCTGCGCACACGGCACCGAAATGATGGCCAATTACTGGATGCACAACGGTTATCTGCAGCTCGAAGGCCGCAAGATGAGCAAGTCGGAGGGCAATTTCGTCACAATTCACGACCTGCTGGAAACAGAGAAATTCGGCGGGCGCAAATGGCCGGGCGAAGTGCTGCGGCTGGCGATGCTGATGACGCACTACCGTGAGCCGATCGATTTTTCGGTGGCGCGGCTGGAGGAGGCCGAAAACAAGCTGGTGAGTTGGCAGCGCGCTGCAGATTCTGGAAGGGATGCGGCGCCGGATGCAATGGCCATTGCTGAATTCGCCAACGACCTAAATTTCAGCCGTGTAACAACCGTTCTTGATGCGATAGCGCGCAAGGCAAATAAGGGTGAGGGCAGTGCGAGCAATTGCTTGGCCGCTACGTTACATTTCTTCGGATTTACGCCCTACGGACTGCTGGCACAAGAAGAGGCAAAGCTGGGCGCAACGCGCCAAAAGGTTCAAGATCGGCTTTCGGCCCTCAATGCCAAAGACTTCGCCACAGCCGACGCCATCCGCAACAAACTGCTCGAAGATGGCATCCAGTTGATGGACTACAAAGACCCCGAATCCGGCGAACGCCGCACCAAATGGGAGATCAAGCGATGA
- a CDS encoding NAD+ synthase, with product MTDTLRIALAQLNPKVGAIAENLATARRALAEAEAAGADILMFTELYLTGYFPEDLLFKRQFVTEAMEAARALARETKGLNISVLLPTIWSTDGKLYNSVVLAEDGAIIDRRNKVELPNDDVFYEKRYFTAGQLPEPMTIKGLSVGVPICEDVWHEPVCKALAQSGAEILLCPNGSPYWRNKQRLRLDLVRQRVQETGLPILYSNQIGGQDELVFDGASFGINVDGSLAFQGKSFVPDMVISDWRKGEAGWHCVEGHVTELVPVNEAPWHAAMLGLRDYVHKNGFKSVVLGLSGGIDSAVVAALAVDALGAENVHCLMLPYRYTSEASLRDAKTCAETLGVRYDIVPIGAPVDAINESLAAVFEGRAPDITEENLQSRMRGTILMAVSNKLGSLLITTGNKSEMAVGYATIYGDMNGAYNPIKDMPKMQVYGLAEWRNSYYPTDVRGPSGVVIPPEIISKAPSAELRPDQTDQDSLPPYPVLDAIIEALVEDELSLAEIVAKGFDAELVKRIERLIYIAEFKRRQSAPGPKLTPKAFGIGRKYPITSGYRDGSVAR from the coding sequence GTGACCGATACGCTCCGCATTGCTCTCGCTCAACTGAACCCCAAAGTCGGTGCAATTGCCGAAAACCTCGCCACTGCACGCAGGGCGCTGGCAGAGGCCGAGGCGGCGGGCGCCGACATCCTGATGTTCACCGAACTCTATCTGACCGGCTATTTCCCAGAGGATTTGCTGTTCAAGCGCCAGTTCGTGACTGAAGCGATGGAAGCTGCGCGGGCCCTGGCACGCGAAACCAAGGGCCTCAACATCTCCGTGTTGCTGCCAACAATCTGGAGCACCGACGGTAAGCTCTACAACAGCGTTGTTCTGGCCGAGGATGGGGCGATCATCGATCGCCGGAACAAGGTCGAATTGCCCAATGACGATGTTTTTTATGAAAAGCGCTATTTCACGGCAGGCCAATTGCCGGAGCCGATGACGATCAAGGGTTTGTCGGTCGGCGTGCCGATCTGCGAGGATGTCTGGCATGAGCCGGTCTGCAAGGCGCTTGCCCAGAGCGGCGCGGAAATCCTGCTCTGCCCCAACGGCTCACCTTATTGGCGTAACAAACAGCGGTTGCGGCTCGATCTGGTGCGTCAGCGCGTTCAGGAAACCGGACTGCCGATCCTTTATTCCAACCAGATCGGCGGTCAGGACGAACTGGTGTTCGACGGGGCGAGCTTTGGCATCAATGTAGATGGCTCACTCGCCTTTCAGGGCAAGAGTTTCGTGCCCGATATGGTGATATCGGACTGGCGCAAAGGGGAAGCAGGCTGGCATTGCGTTGAGGGACATGTGACCGAACTTGTGCCGGTCAACGAAGCCCCGTGGCACGCCGCAATGCTCGGTTTGCGCGACTATGTCCATAAGAACGGCTTCAAGTCTGTGGTATTGGGACTGTCGGGCGGCATTGATTCCGCAGTGGTCGCGGCACTGGCCGTCGATGCGCTGGGCGCCGAAAACGTTCACTGCCTGATGCTGCCTTATCGCTACACCTCGGAAGCCAGTTTGCGCGACGCCAAGACGTGCGCGGAAACGCTTGGGGTGCGCTATGACATCGTACCGATCGGTGCGCCGGTCGATGCGATCAACGAGAGCCTTGCCGCGGTTTTTGAGGGTCGCGCACCCGATATTACCGAGGAAAATCTCCAATCGCGCATGCGCGGCACCATCCTGATGGCGGTTTCCAACAAGCTCGGTTCGCTGCTGATCACCACGGGCAACAAGTCGGAAATGGCTGTGGGTTATGCAACGATCTATGGCGATATGAATGGCGCCTACAATCCGATCAAGGATATGCCCAAGATGCAGGTCTATGGGCTGGCTGAATGGCGCAATTCCTATTATCCCACCGACGTTCGCGGCCCGTCCGGCGTGGTCATTCCCCCCGAAATCATTTCCAAGGCCCCGAGCGCCGAACTGCGACCCGACCAGACCGACCAGGATTCGCTGCCGCCATATCCCGTGCTCGACGCGATCATCGAAGCGCTGGTTGAAGATGAGCTTTCTCTGGCCGAAATCGTTGCCAAGGGGTTCGATGCCGAGTTGGTCAAGCGCATCGAACGGCTGATCTATATCGCCGAGTTCAAGCGTCGCCAGTCCGCGCCTGGCCCCAAGCTTACGCCCAAGGCTTTCGGCATCGGGCGGAAATATCCCATCACTTCGGGCTATCGAGACGGGAGTGTCGCCCGATGA
- a CDS encoding pyrroloquinoline quinone-dependent dehydrogenase has product MKRYFSACAVSLIALAVSGPLWAQDAGRDYEPVTDEMILDPDPADWLQWRRTVNNWGHSPLDQINHDNVGDLELAWSWAMGEVGQQEVVPIVHDGIMFLGTNNNYVEAIDAETGDLIWSYTHERPEFEGGYHNNQAMRQKNSIALYGDSVILTTVDAKLMALNAMTGQVEWEVQVNDWEKGYSFTAGPLVADGKVFTGTSGCSIVGTAGACYITAHDATNGEELWRFNTLADESNPAFEESWGGIPQENRWGASPWATGSYDPELDMVYYGTGMPIPYAEITRGTGDNDVLYTNSTLAIHADTGELAWYFQHLPRDNWDLDSPFERMIVETEVDGEMRKLVVTTPGKNGITFGLDAETGEFVWAEETIYQNVVSGIDEETGRVTANTEIIPTEFGEPYTFCPAIAGGRLWQATAYSPDSELFYLPAGNTCQTIAAREMDEVSPGSAMGLIQGFGNSIAPDATGIGALHALNVSDGESAFAVQQGPRFTSSVLATGGRLLFVGDANRYVKALDDTTGETLWQHRLQAPIGGTPVTYEVDGTQYVVIAAGQSNQTDAGITPGGLTNPRLGGNSIHVFRLRNQAE; this is encoded by the coding sequence ATGAAGAGATATTTTTCTGCTTGCGCCGTTTCGCTGATAGCGCTGGCGGTGAGCGGTCCGCTCTGGGCCCAGGATGCCGGGCGCGATTATGAGCCCGTGACAGACGAGATGATTCTCGATCCCGACCCCGCCGATTGGCTGCAATGGCGACGGACGGTCAACAACTGGGGACATAGCCCTCTCGACCAGATCAACCACGACAATGTCGGAGATCTGGAGCTGGCCTGGAGCTGGGCGATGGGCGAGGTCGGACAACAGGAAGTCGTGCCGATCGTACACGACGGCATCATGTTCCTGGGGACCAACAACAACTATGTCGAAGCAATTGATGCCGAAACGGGCGATCTGATCTGGTCCTACACACATGAACGGCCCGAATTCGAGGGCGGCTATCACAACAACCAAGCCATGCGTCAGAAAAACTCCATCGCGCTTTACGGAGACAGCGTGATCCTGACCACAGTCGACGCCAAGCTCATGGCGCTCAATGCCATGACTGGCCAGGTCGAGTGGGAAGTTCAGGTCAACGATTGGGAAAAGGGCTACAGTTTCACCGCCGGACCGTTGGTTGCCGACGGCAAGGTCTTCACAGGCACGTCGGGGTGCTCGATCGTCGGCACCGCCGGCGCCTGCTACATCACTGCCCATGATGCGACCAATGGCGAGGAACTCTGGCGCTTCAATACGCTCGCCGATGAAAGCAACCCCGCGTTCGAGGAAAGCTGGGGAGGCATACCGCAAGAAAATCGCTGGGGCGCGTCGCCATGGGCAACCGGGTCCTATGACCCTGAGCTCGACATGGTCTATTACGGCACGGGCATGCCGATACCCTATGCAGAGATAACCCGGGGCACGGGCGACAATGATGTGCTTTATACAAACTCGACCCTGGCAATACATGCCGATACCGGCGAACTTGCCTGGTACTTCCAGCACCTGCCGCGCGATAACTGGGATCTGGATTCCCCGTTCGAACGGATGATTGTGGAGACCGAGGTCGATGGCGAGATGCGCAAGCTGGTCGTCACCACCCCAGGCAAGAATGGCATCACGTTCGGGCTCGACGCCGAGACGGGCGAATTCGTATGGGCCGAAGAAACGATCTACCAGAACGTTGTCTCCGGCATCGACGAGGAAACCGGGCGCGTCACCGCCAACACCGAGATCATTCCCACCGAATTTGGGGAGCCCTATACGTTCTGTCCGGCCATTGCCGGCGGTCGCCTCTGGCAGGCAACCGCATACAGCCCGGATTCCGAGCTGTTCTACCTGCCAGCCGGCAACACGTGCCAGACGATCGCGGCGCGTGAAATGGACGAAGTGTCTCCGGGCTCGGCCATGGGTCTCATTCAGGGCTTTGGCAACTCAATCGCTCCAGACGCGACAGGCATCGGTGCCCTGCACGCCCTCAATGTCTCGGATGGCGAATCAGCGTTCGCCGTACAGCAAGGGCCGCGCTTCACCAGTTCAGTTCTTGCGACAGGCGGGCGACTGCTGTTCGTGGGTGACGCCAACCGCTACGTCAAGGCGCTCGATGACACCACAGGCGAGACATTGTGGCAGCACAGGCTGCAAGCCCCGATCGGTGGCACGCCCGTCACCTACGAGGTCGATGGCACGCAGTATGTGGTCATCGCTGCTGGCCAGAGCAACCAGACCGACGCCGGCATTACGCCGGGCGGGCTGACCAATCCGCGGCTTGGCGGTAACTCGATCCATGTGTTTCGCCTGCGTAACCAGGCCGAATAG
- the gltX gene encoding glutamate--tRNA ligase, whose amino-acid sequence MSVVVRYAPSPTGRLHLGNARPLILNWLFARKNAGKFILRFDDTDTARSTQTFAAGIEADLEWLGIVPEVKVRQSDRLPLYDAARERLIAEGRLYPAYETADELDRKRKRARALGRPPIYDRAALDLTDEDRARLEAEGRKPHWRFRLDGRAVAFEDLIKGSQTVNTGSMSDPVVIREDGSYLYTFTSVVDDIDMGITHIIRGEDHVSNTGTQIELFEALGAPAPVFGHHNLLTDAEGQGFSKRLGSLSLSQLREDGYEPLAVAIMASITGTSLPVEPYPDLDAIAEKLEFSMISHGSARFDPAELETLNARIVHAMDFATVRERLDDIGGMTQAAWLALRDNVSRLSQLVPLYEDVVVNANPIIADEDRHFISLARETLPDEPWDEKTWGQWTGLLKEKSGRKGKALFLPLRLALTGRHEGPELKALLPVLGRKVSLARLS is encoded by the coding sequence ATGAGCGTTGTTGTCCGCTACGCGCCGTCGCCCACCGGCCGTCTGCATCTGGGCAATGCGCGCCCGTTGATTCTCAACTGGCTGTTCGCGCGAAAGAATGCCGGCAAATTCATCCTGCGTTTTGATGATACCGATACCGCTCGCTCGACCCAGACCTTTGCCGCGGGCATCGAAGCCGATCTCGAATGGCTGGGCATTGTTCCCGAGGTGAAGGTTCGTCAGTCCGACCGACTGCCGCTCTATGATGCCGCACGCGAGAGATTGATCGCCGAAGGGCGGCTCTACCCTGCTTATGAAACGGCCGACGAACTCGACCGCAAACGCAAGCGCGCCCGGGCTCTGGGGCGCCCGCCGATCTATGATCGTGCTGCGCTCGACCTGACGGACGAGGACAGGGCAAGGCTTGAGGCCGAGGGCCGCAAACCGCATTGGCGGTTCCGGCTCGATGGCCGCGCCGTGGCCTTTGAAGACCTCATCAAGGGCAGCCAGACAGTCAATACCGGTTCCATGTCCGACCCCGTGGTGATCCGCGAGGATGGCAGCTATCTCTACACCTTTACCTCGGTGGTCGATGATATCGATATGGGCATTACCCATATCATTCGGGGCGAAGACCACGTTTCCAACACGGGTACGCAGATCGAGCTTTTTGAAGCGCTCGGCGCGCCCGCCCCGGTTTTCGGCCACCATAATCTTCTGACCGATGCAGAGGGGCAGGGGTTTTCTAAAAGGCTGGGTTCGCTCTCGCTGAGCCAGCTGCGCGAGGATGGCTATGAGCCGTTGGCGGTTGCCATCATGGCGTCGATCACCGGCACGTCGCTGCCGGTCGAACCGTATCCCGATCTCGATGCAATTGCCGAAAAGCTCGAGTTCTCGATGATTTCGCACGGGTCGGCGCGCTTCGATCCCGCAGAACTCGAAACCCTCAATGCGCGCATCGTCCATGCAATGGATTTTGCCACAGTACGTGAGCGATTGGACGATATCGGTGGAATGACCCAAGCGGCATGGCTTGCCCTGCGCGACAACGTTTCCCGACTGTCACAACTCGTTCCGCTCTATGAGGATGTCGTGGTCAACGCCAATCCGATCATTGCAGATGAAGACAGGCACTTCATCTCCCTTGCACGTGAAACCTTGCCCGACGAGCCCTGGGACGAAAAGACATGGGGCCAGTGGACCGGCCTTCTCAAGGAAAAATCGGGCCGCAAGGGTAAGGCGCTTTTTCTGCCGCTGCGCTTGGCGTTGACCGGCAGGCACGAGGGCCCTGAGCTTAAGGCTCTTCTGCCGGTTCTGGGACGTAAGGTGTCTCTGGCCCGACTATCCTGA
- a CDS encoding cytochrome c produces the protein MLDAVFPANVVRILGGTGLLFALGCAALASAQESGHTTAGAAASDGEWTTSEQVERGAQLYEQRCSTCHGDAIVSDFASYPNAGLFFGFVSTAMPADAPGSLPHQQYADIIAYLLSANGMPVGSTELPPDQAILSEIKPSELDSGEGEQAP, from the coding sequence ATGCTCGATGCGGTTTTTCCGGCGAACGTGGTTCGAATACTCGGCGGCACGGGTCTATTGTTCGCACTCGGGTGTGCAGCCTTGGCGTCCGCGCAGGAGAGCGGCCACACTACGGCGGGTGCGGCCGCTTCGGACGGTGAGTGGACCACATCCGAGCAGGTCGAGCGCGGCGCACAGCTTTATGAACAGCGCTGTTCGACGTGCCACGGAGATGCGATCGTTTCCGATTTTGCGAGCTACCCCAACGCGGGGCTATTCTTCGGCTTCGTTTCGACTGCAATGCCGGCGGACGCGCCCGGCAGTCTTCCCCATCAGCAGTACGCTGACATCATCGCATACCTTCTTTCAGCAAATGGAATGCCTGTCGGCAGCACCGAGCTGCCACCAGATCAGGCAATCCTGAGCGAAATCAAACCATCAGAACTGGATTCGGGCGAAGGAGAACAAGCGCCCTGA
- a CDS encoding VOC family protein: protein MIDHFGLTVADYRASRNFYDSVLATLGYGRLREFEIPGGMIAGFGEEKPEFWIQSGGRCTGRVHIAFVAKWRADVEAFYRTALDAGGRDNGAPGVREIYHPDYYGAFVFDPDGHNIEAVCHVPT from the coding sequence ATGATCGACCATTTCGGATTGACGGTCGCCGATTATCGGGCATCACGGAATTTCTACGATTCCGTTCTTGCGACGCTGGGCTATGGACGGCTGCGGGAATTTGAAATTCCCGGTGGCATGATCGCTGGCTTTGGCGAGGAAAAGCCCGAATTCTGGATCCAGTCGGGTGGGCGTTGCACGGGCAGGGTCCATATTGCGTTCGTTGCAAAATGGCGGGCAGATGTGGAGGCTTTTTATAGAACAGCGCTCGACGCAGGCGGCCGCGACAACGGTGCTCCCGGTGTTCGCGAAATATACCACCCCGATTATTACGGCGCCTTCGTTTTCGACCCGGACGGCCACAACATCGAAGCGGTCTGTCACGTGCCCACCTGA
- a CDS encoding GFA family protein, with the protein MSQVRTGGCQCGAIRFRVTGPVIDTSICHCRMCQKATGGLFGAYVAVENTFLEWTRGEPSRFQSSSVAKRGFCPSCGAPLTFEWTENRTALAIGCFDVPEDFAFDVAYASEKMHPTISGLPLVPASPLADTPEAESAYASMKSFQHPDHDTDHWP; encoded by the coding sequence ATGAGCCAAGTTCGCACCGGAGGCTGTCAGTGCGGCGCCATACGGTTTCGGGTCACCGGTCCGGTGATCGATACATCGATCTGTCATTGCCGCATGTGCCAGAAAGCAACCGGCGGTCTGTTCGGCGCCTATGTGGCCGTTGAAAACACCTTTCTTGAATGGACGCGTGGAGAGCCCTCCCGCTTTCAAAGCTCGTCGGTGGCCAAGCGCGGCTTCTGTCCGTCCTGTGGCGCGCCGCTGACCTTTGAATGGACTGAAAATCGAACGGCGCTGGCCATAGGCTGCTTTGATGTGCCCGAGGACTTCGCATTCGACGTGGCCTATGCCAGCGAAAAGATGCATCCCACGATTTCAGGTCTGCCACTTGTCCCAGCCAGCCCCTTGGCCGATACGCCCGAGGCTGAGTCCGCCTACGCCTCGATGAAGAGTTTTCAGCATCCAGACCACGATACTGACCATTGGCCATAA